From a region of the Roseivirga sp. 4D4 genome:
- a CDS encoding S10 family peptidase gives MKIRTQLLVLLLSTCSLITFGQSRKIDVESTVVTNHEVTIKGKKVPYSATVGTQPVWNNDGDPVATLFFTFYQRTGVKDKDTRPLVISFNGGPGSASVWMHLAYTGPKILKIDDEGYPIQPYGVKDNPHSILDVADIVFVNPVNTGYSRIVDPEADRSQFFGVNQDINYLAEWINTFVTRTDRWNSPKFLIGESYGTTRVSGLSYRLQNSHWMYLNGVILVSPTGLGIDRDGPVNQANRLPYYAAAAWYHKQLPSDLQNKDLLDVLKEAENYTMNELLPTLAKGAWATDAEKQEAVKMFSRYSGLNEEVIRQHNLDVPTGFFWKELLRDEGHTVGRLDSRYKGLDRMDAGMSPDFNSELTSWLHSFTPAINGYFQNFLNYKTDIKYNMFGPVSPWDRSGDNTGENLRQAMAMNPYLHVMTQSGYYDGATTYFNAKYNMWHMDPSGKLKDRMSFKGYRSGHMMYLRAEDLKNANEDIRVFIKNSIPPAGTPAKY, from the coding sequence ATGAAAATAAGAACCCAGCTCCTAGTGCTTTTATTAAGCACATGTTCCTTAATAACATTTGGACAAAGTCGAAAAATTGATGTAGAGTCCACTGTTGTAACCAACCATGAAGTGACCATTAAAGGGAAGAAAGTCCCCTATTCAGCAACTGTTGGTACTCAACCGGTTTGGAACAACGATGGTGACCCCGTAGCCACGCTGTTCTTCACCTTTTACCAAAGAACGGGCGTTAAGGATAAGGACACTCGCCCATTAGTCATTTCCTTCAATGGTGGACCAGGTTCGGCCTCTGTGTGGATGCACTTGGCCTATACGGGACCCAAAATTCTAAAAATTGATGATGAGGGTTACCCAATTCAACCTTACGGTGTAAAAGACAATCCACATTCTATCCTTGATGTTGCTGATATTGTTTTCGTGAACCCAGTAAATACGGGATATTCAAGAATAGTGGATCCTGAAGCTGACAGAAGCCAATTCTTTGGAGTAAATCAGGACATCAACTATCTAGCTGAGTGGATAAATACCTTCGTTACCAGGACCGACAGATGGAATTCTCCTAAGTTCTTAATTGGTGAAAGCTATGGCACCACCAGAGTATCAGGCCTGTCTTATCGACTTCAAAACAGTCACTGGATGTACTTAAACGGTGTGATTCTGGTTTCCCCTACTGGATTAGGCATCGACAGAGATGGACCTGTGAATCAAGCCAACAGACTTCCGTATTACGCTGCCGCAGCTTGGTACCATAAGCAGTTGCCTAGCGATCTTCAGAACAAAGATTTACTGGATGTACTTAAAGAAGCCGAGAACTATACCATGAACGAACTGTTGCCGACACTAGCTAAAGGAGCGTGGGCAACAGATGCTGAAAAGCAGGAGGCAGTAAAGATGTTCTCAAGATATTCTGGACTCAATGAAGAAGTAATTCGTCAACATAACCTGGACGTCCCTACCGGTTTCTTCTGGAAAGAATTATTGCGAGATGAGGGTCACACGGTCGGTAGGCTAGATTCTAGATACAAAGGTCTTGATCGAATGGATGCCGGTATGAGCCCGGATTTCAATTCTGAGCTCACTTCATGGCTACACTCTTTTACACCAGCAATCAATGGCTACTTTCAAAACTTCCTGAACTACAAAACCGATATCAAATACAACATGTTTGGTCCGGTAAGCCCTTGGGATAGAAGTGGGGACAATACGGGAGAAAATCTTCGGCAGGCAATGGCCATGAATCCGTATTTGCATGTAATGACGCAAAGCGGTTACTATGATGGAGCGACCACATATTTCAATGCCAAATACAACATGTGGCACATGGACCCTAGCGGGAAGCTGAAAGACAGAATGAGTTTTAAAGGCTATAGAAGCGGTCATATGATGTACTTGAGAGCGGAAGACCTGAAAAATGCGAATGAGGATATTCGAGTATTTATTAAGAATTCAATTCCTCCAGCAGGAACACCGGCCAAATACTAG